The following are encoded in a window of Streptomyces sp. 11x1 genomic DNA:
- a CDS encoding LysR family transcriptional regulator → MSPGRGTGGVREPSLHQLRLFLVLAEELHFGRAAARVYVTQPAFSQQIRSLEQRLGVTLVARGGRGTRLTPAGRALAEEARAVVDAMARLRRTADCHAGTARGRLLIGSLGAEAAMPHAHAVLAHLRELHPDLEIEVRNLTFVDMFGALLAGEVDAAFLRGPLPGGIQSLRLATETRVVCLPADDPLAGRETVTLADLADRTVVDMPPEVPRAWWDHLTVNPRPDGTPVRYGPVIRDTEAMVFAVTQKQAIAFLPSAARHLYPRTGVTYVHCPELGVSTAELAWLPDHRDEPTVTALREAAHHVLRQAHPGQG, encoded by the coding sequence ATGAGCCCTGGTCGCGGCACTGGTGGGGTGCGAGAACCGAGCCTGCACCAGCTCCGGCTCTTCCTCGTTCTCGCCGAGGAACTCCACTTCGGACGGGCCGCGGCACGCGTCTACGTCACCCAGCCCGCGTTCAGCCAGCAGATCAGGTCGCTGGAACAGCGGCTCGGCGTCACCCTCGTCGCGCGCGGCGGCCGCGGCACGCGGCTCACGCCGGCCGGCCGGGCACTCGCCGAGGAGGCGAGGGCGGTGGTCGACGCCATGGCCCGATTACGGCGGACCGCGGACTGCCATGCCGGAACGGCGCGCGGACGTCTGCTGATCGGCAGCCTCGGCGCGGAAGCGGCCATGCCCCACGCGCACGCCGTCCTCGCCCACCTCCGCGAGCTCCACCCCGACCTGGAGATCGAGGTCCGCAACCTGACCTTCGTCGACATGTTCGGCGCCCTGCTCGCCGGGGAGGTCGACGCCGCGTTCCTGCGCGGCCCCCTGCCCGGAGGGATACAGTCCCTGCGTCTGGCCACCGAGACCCGGGTGGTCTGCCTGCCCGCCGACGACCCTCTCGCGGGCCGGGAGACCGTCACCCTGGCCGACCTCGCCGACCGCACGGTGGTCGACATGCCCCCGGAAGTGCCTCGCGCGTGGTGGGACCACCTCACCGTCAACCCGCGCCCCGACGGCACGCCCGTCCGCTACGGCCCCGTCATCAGGGACACCGAGGCCATGGTTTTTGCCGTCACCCAGAAACAGGCGATCGCCTTCCTGCCCTCCGCGGCCCGCCACCTCTATCCGCGCACCGGCGTCACCTACGTCCACTGCCCCGAGCTGGGTGTGTCGACGGCCGAGCTCGCCTGGCTCCCCGACCACCGCGACGAACCGACCGTGACCGCCCTGCGCGAGGCGGCCCACCACGTCCTTCGCCAGGCGCACCCCGGCCAGGGCTGA
- a CDS encoding helix-turn-helix domain-containing protein has product MLRIHFGWRDLENVRLVQQPDPLWELMCAVCRLQTDEGPLEFGHWRQRSTHLLARDSRADTALRTLRTLIPATGYIPDFLTPPVTGENLDAALDKVRATPRERLVAELAQLAASRPLPLPAWVRGPHERHTSTLLMTADALRDSFRVLLEPYWRQVRSAVGDDVAVRARAALGGGTGALLAGLHPFARWNPPYLDVDYPVERELRLEGRGLTLVPSYFCWRRPTALADPGLDPVLVYPVAKQPFDHALTGEEGLERLLGRTRSAVLAEVAGHRTRTTADVARALHLAPASASYQIGVLRGAGLIVSRRVGKRVEHSATPLAHGLLSGSGSPLRREPMFRSG; this is encoded by the coding sequence GTGCTTCGCATCCACTTCGGCTGGCGCGACCTGGAGAACGTACGTCTGGTTCAACAGCCTGATCCCCTCTGGGAGTTGATGTGTGCCGTCTGTCGTCTACAGACGGACGAGGGGCCGTTGGAGTTCGGGCACTGGCGCCAGCGGTCCACCCACCTGCTGGCGCGGGACAGCCGCGCCGACACCGCCCTGCGCACGCTGCGCACCCTCATTCCGGCCACCGGGTACATCCCCGACTTCCTGACGCCTCCGGTCACCGGTGAGAACCTGGACGCGGCGCTCGACAAGGTCCGCGCCACTCCCCGGGAACGGCTGGTGGCCGAACTCGCCCAGCTCGCCGCGTCGCGGCCGTTGCCGCTGCCGGCATGGGTGCGAGGCCCGCACGAACGGCACACCTCCACCCTGCTGATGACCGCCGACGCCCTGCGGGACTCCTTCCGGGTGCTGCTGGAACCGTACTGGCGGCAGGTGCGCTCGGCGGTGGGCGACGACGTCGCCGTGCGCGCCCGGGCCGCGCTCGGCGGAGGCACGGGGGCTCTCCTCGCGGGGCTGCACCCGTTCGCCCGGTGGAACCCTCCGTATCTGGACGTCGACTATCCCGTCGAGCGGGAACTGCGCCTGGAGGGACGCGGATTGACGCTCGTGCCGTCGTACTTCTGCTGGCGAAGGCCCACGGCGCTCGCCGACCCCGGCCTCGATCCGGTCCTCGTCTACCCGGTCGCGAAGCAGCCGTTCGACCACGCGCTCACCGGCGAGGAAGGGCTGGAACGGCTCCTGGGCCGGACGAGGAGCGCGGTCCTCGCCGAGGTGGCCGGGCACCGCACGCGCACCACGGCCGACGTGGCCCGGGCGCTCCACCTGGCACCGGCCAGTGCGAGCTATCAGATCGGGGTCCTGCGCGGGGCGGGGCTGATCGTCAGCCGCCGGGTCGGCAAACGGGTCGAGCACTCGGCGACACCGCTGGCCCATGGACTGCTGTCCGGCAGCGGGTCGCCCCTGCGGAGGGAACCGATGTTCCGCTCCGGGTAG
- a CDS encoding methyltransferase → MITTLSGDSDTSRLRATVDFVKEQDTAALLPLLLPGLDGPELRALAERCRFSHAALLVFPSDEAELRAMLTDCGLGAVPPPRPSVVVRERLALRHRRPGAELDIGIVRPSVVGAGGEHRTVEVFALTVPPGSGLETLAAHERERQHETHLAFDVTAPEPLVLRGLCATFARYGAAPDGGGYNPHENGTVLYFDAPAEAKAGYRRVELYVPGDHRDVLADHLAGHRARQPAEALLRLLTGAWTTQALTAFAQLGVADAMDSERGTGVTELAREVGARPENLATLLRYLVMLGVVAEGRDGFRLTGPGALLRADAPGSMRALALMYGGPFYRSFAGLGHTVRTGEVAFEHLFGENHFDHFARDPELAELFDRSMAAGSAMFDPLPAHPVLTAAAEAPVGGTVVDVAGGNGELLGRVLAAHPRLKGVLLERPHAVEAARRRLAEAGHGTRCAFVAGDFADVPAGGDVYVLSRVLHDWDDERCREILRHCARAMPDHADLLVVERVLPSDGSASLATAWDLHMMCNVGGRERRADHYGRLFADAGLALVDRSPLPLDGNVLHARKSRAAVRCERRCE, encoded by the coding sequence ATGATCACGACGTTGTCGGGCGACAGCGACACGTCCCGCCTGCGCGCGACGGTCGACTTCGTCAAGGAGCAGGACACCGCCGCGCTGCTCCCGCTGCTGCTGCCCGGCCTCGACGGTCCCGAGCTACGGGCTCTCGCGGAGCGCTGCCGCTTCTCCCATGCCGCGCTGCTCGTCTTCCCCTCGGACGAGGCGGAGTTGCGCGCCATGCTCACCGACTGCGGCCTCGGCGCGGTCCCGCCGCCGAGGCCCAGTGTCGTCGTACGCGAGCGACTCGCGCTGCGGCACCGGCGGCCGGGGGCCGAGCTGGACATCGGCATCGTGCGCCCCTCGGTGGTCGGCGCGGGCGGGGAGCACCGGACGGTCGAGGTGTTCGCGCTGACCGTGCCGCCGGGATCCGGCCTGGAGACGCTGGCCGCGCACGAGCGGGAGCGGCAGCACGAGACCCACCTCGCGTTCGACGTCACGGCGCCCGAACCGCTGGTGCTGCGCGGCCTGTGCGCGACCTTCGCGCGCTACGGGGCCGCCCCGGACGGCGGCGGCTACAACCCGCACGAGAACGGCACCGTCCTCTACTTCGACGCGCCCGCCGAGGCCAAGGCCGGGTACCGGCGCGTGGAGCTGTACGTCCCCGGCGACCACCGCGACGTGCTCGCCGACCACCTCGCCGGGCACCGCGCACGGCAGCCGGCCGAAGCGCTCCTGCGCCTGCTGACCGGGGCGTGGACCACCCAGGCGCTGACCGCTTTCGCGCAGCTCGGGGTGGCCGACGCGATGGACAGCGAGCGGGGAACCGGCGTGACGGAGCTGGCGCGGGAGGTCGGCGCACGGCCGGAGAACCTGGCGACGCTGCTGCGCTACCTGGTGATGCTGGGCGTGGTGGCGGAGGGCCGCGACGGCTTCCGGCTCACCGGGCCGGGCGCGCTGCTACGAGCGGACGCCCCGGGATCGATGCGGGCGCTGGCGCTGATGTACGGGGGCCCGTTCTACCGGTCCTTCGCCGGGCTCGGGCACACCGTGCGCACCGGAGAGGTCGCCTTCGAGCACCTCTTCGGCGAGAACCACTTCGACCACTTCGCCCGCGACCCCGAGCTGGCGGAGCTCTTCGACCGGTCCATGGCCGCCGGCTCCGCGATGTTCGACCCGCTGCCCGCGCATCCGGTGCTCACCGCCGCGGCTGAAGCCCCGGTCGGGGGCACAGTGGTCGATGTGGCAGGCGGCAACGGGGAGTTGCTGGGCCGTGTCCTCGCCGCGCACCCCCGTCTGAAGGGGGTCCTGCTGGAGCGTCCGCACGCCGTCGAGGCCGCCCGCCGCCGACTGGCGGAGGCGGGGCACGGCACGCGGTGCGCCTTCGTGGCCGGCGACTTCGCGGACGTCCCCGCGGGCGGTGACGTGTACGTCCTGTCCCGCGTCCTGCACGACTGGGACGACGAGCGCTGCCGCGAGATCCTGCGCCACTGCGCCCGCGCGATGCCCGACCATGCCGATCTCCTAGTCGTCGAACGCGTCCTGCCCTCCGACGGTTCGGCCTCGCTGGCCACGGCCTGGGATCTGCACATGATGTGCAACGTCGGCGGGCGCGAGCGGCGCGCCGACCACTACGGCCGGCTGTTCGCCGACGCGGGCCTCGCCCTGGTGGACCGGAGCCCGCTGCCCCTGGACGGGAACGTGCTCCACGCGAGGAAATCCCGGGCCGCCGTCCGGTGTGAACGCAGGTGTGAATAG
- a CDS encoding JmjC domain-containing protein, which translates to MSTSAAAVAVAVAVETEFDWTTFAERYWDRAPVLFRGLSPTPFEVSEVFRAAVQAGSCVGPEERVPPHAQLTVERVQRDTADGLLPTAEDGGFDGYDTRLAARLGASRYALVVNDFHAFDAALWSRERTFYAGLWEAVGLPVTGAITTLFHGTYEHSPVGVHKDRFATFMFGLRGRKRMRFWPRRPWDEAVSTKVDYTGHLPGSFSADVGPGDLLYWPADYYHVGESATTSPATSVNVGVPRDEHHAGYEVEALIADLDPTRLTGRGSLDTLLHVPEAEVGAPGPGADGLLSPVLPEALGGAVRALAAFARPERTGPRVTTVSLRHWTSGGFAPAPAAAAPLPLADADRLRTVPGARVLWAPDGDDRTLCTANGLQTRTPLGPGALTAVTRALAGPDPVRVADVLSLVPPGTPRDDVRALLEALESFRALRREP; encoded by the coding sequence GTGAGCACCTCGGCGGCGGCGGTGGCAGTGGCGGTGGCGGTGGAGACGGAGTTCGACTGGACCACCTTCGCGGAGCGGTACTGGGACCGGGCGCCCGTGCTGTTCCGTGGTCTGTCGCCCACCCCCTTCGAGGTGTCGGAGGTGTTCCGGGCGGCTGTGCAGGCCGGCTCGTGCGTGGGACCGGAGGAACGGGTGCCGCCGCACGCGCAGTTGACGGTCGAGCGGGTCCAGCGCGACACGGCCGACGGCCTGCTGCCGACCGCCGAGGACGGCGGCTTCGACGGATACGACACCCGGCTGGCCGCCCGTCTCGGCGCCTCGCGGTACGCCCTCGTCGTCAACGACTTCCACGCGTTCGACGCCGCCCTGTGGTCGCGTGAGCGCACCTTCTACGCCGGCCTGTGGGAAGCGGTCGGCCTGCCCGTGACCGGCGCCATCACGACCCTGTTCCACGGCACCTACGAGCACAGCCCCGTCGGCGTCCACAAGGACCGCTTCGCCACCTTCATGTTCGGGCTCCGCGGCCGCAAGCGCATGCGGTTCTGGCCGCGCAGGCCGTGGGACGAGGCCGTCTCCACCAAGGTCGACTACACCGGGCACCTGCCCGGGTCCTTCTCCGCCGACGTGGGACCCGGAGACCTGCTGTACTGGCCCGCCGACTACTACCACGTCGGTGAGAGCGCCACGACGTCCCCCGCGACCAGCGTCAACGTCGGTGTGCCCCGGGACGAGCACCACGCCGGTTACGAGGTGGAGGCCCTCATCGCCGACCTCGACCCGACCCGGCTCACCGGCCGCGGCAGCCTGGACACCCTGCTCCACGTTCCCGAGGCCGAGGTCGGCGCCCCGGGCCCCGGTGCGGACGGCCTGCTGTCCCCCGTGCTCCCCGAGGCGCTCGGCGGTGCGGTGCGGGCGCTCGCCGCCTTCGCCCGGCCCGAGCGGACGGGCCCCCGCGTCACCACCGTCTCCCTGCGCCACTGGACCTCCGGAGGCTTCGCGCCCGCACCGGCCGCCGCCGCGCCGCTTCCCCTCGCCGACGCCGACCGCCTGCGGACCGTGCCCGGCGCGCGCGTCCTGTGGGCCCCGGACGGCGACGACAGGACGCTCTGCACGGCGAACGGCCTCCAGACCCGCACCCCCCTCGGGCCCGGCGCCCTGACGGCGGTGACCCGGGCGCTGGCCGGCCCGGACCCGGTGCGGGTGGCCGACGTCCTGTCCCTCGTCCCGCCCGGCACACCACGCGACGACGTCCGCGCCCTGCTGGAGGCCCTGGAGAGCTTCCGAGCACTCCGCCGGGAGCCCTGA
- a CDS encoding DUF6624 domain-containing protein, whose product MIDVLWDAAPAMSEAAPATGSRPTGPHHSATGPRPARSLGSAAARKVVAAVRAGTAGRLFPPVLRLADDGLLVHDRFLVGDSDADVLTAALASPRFAPVVAVLDALDAWCGHATSRYGTLLAPGLLDVTDGALFGPLVAEAFTACAAGVPYAADEQHTHWTTFLDRFLERVSRDVTGPWFDRPALRPPLTGIEAQGGETHNGRGRILRVGLSGGGVVAYKPRPADGELLFLAPEDSVFALLNSLPPVTGPVVLPVLRCTAGSGPDRRDYTWQEWIEPPSQWGPIRSAPGRRLDGTRLGRRRAELLWHRAGSLAAAAFRFGIADLAEGNILAGTRPDLPEPLLYPVDLEIFLAPLPRLYDTGLVADTEAGDHHHPGLEDQPRWCTLDGPVAHFTERPDGEPPYGELPDGGLRLVRRSRPCARGRTRTVVADTLGRAGYGPYLPEFLRGMFDTWTLMSRHHDVIRSFLVRAGRERHVRVLLKPTAAYTEVLADRLTTTTPGPADTVFGPEETAQLDALDAPYFFRSVQGGPLLRTGEAPTPVPGAPHPDWPPSATVRDERGRDLAGLGVALRDAVEYVYDTVGPGDLHGDGVHVRLTDRHTGEVAFDRPQAGRRIVYTWDRDTTRIRSERLARPTPALDVLPAPALDVLPAPALDVRPAPALDVRRRLLAIDRVDAALRARWTDSRFGDEETGERLRALTAAAVRWLEDVVRRHGWPGRALVGPAAAAAACRLLQHAEGPADFQYECLGLIEQAARDGDLPWRQVAYVTDALRVREGRPQLYGTKFRMREGKLEPCPIEQPEQVDERRRRLRMEPLARYAGRLHRRYQPHTG is encoded by the coding sequence GTGATCGACGTGCTGTGGGACGCGGCACCGGCCATGTCGGAGGCGGCACCGGCCACCGGTTCGCGACCTACGGGTCCGCACCACTCGGCCACCGGTCCGCGCCCCGCGCGCTCGCTCGGCTCGGCCGCCGCCCGGAAGGTCGTGGCGGCGGTGAGGGCGGGCACGGCGGGCCGGTTGTTCCCCCCGGTGCTGCGGCTCGCCGACGACGGTCTGCTCGTACACGACCGCTTCCTGGTCGGCGACAGCGACGCGGACGTCCTGACGGCGGCCCTCGCCTCCCCTCGATTCGCCCCCGTCGTCGCGGTGTTGGACGCCCTGGACGCCTGGTGCGGGCACGCCACTTCCCGGTACGGCACCCTGCTCGCCCCCGGTCTGCTCGACGTGACCGACGGCGCCCTTTTCGGACCGCTCGTGGCCGAGGCGTTCACCGCCTGTGCCGCCGGCGTCCCCTACGCGGCCGACGAGCAGCACACCCACTGGACGACGTTCCTGGACCGGTTCCTGGAGCGGGTGAGCCGGGACGTCACCGGGCCCTGGTTCGACCGGCCCGCGCTGCGTCCGCCCCTGACGGGCATCGAGGCCCAGGGCGGAGAGACGCACAACGGCCGCGGCAGGATCCTGCGCGTGGGCCTGAGCGGCGGTGGCGTCGTCGCGTACAAGCCCCGCCCGGCGGACGGCGAACTGCTCTTCCTCGCCCCCGAGGACTCCGTGTTCGCCCTCCTCAACTCCCTGCCGCCCGTGACGGGACCGGTCGTGCTGCCCGTCCTGCGCTGCACGGCGGGCAGCGGCCCCGACCGACGGGACTACACCTGGCAGGAGTGGATCGAGCCGCCCTCGCAGTGGGGCCCGATCCGCTCGGCCCCCGGAAGACGGCTCGACGGGACCCGGCTCGGCCGGCGCCGCGCGGAACTGCTGTGGCACCGGGCGGGGTCCCTCGCCGCTGCCGCGTTCCGCTTCGGCATCGCCGACCTGGCCGAGGGCAACATCCTCGCCGGGACGCGACCCGACCTGCCGGAACCCCTCCTCTACCCGGTGGACCTGGAGATTTTCCTCGCGCCGCTGCCACGCCTCTACGACACCGGACTCGTCGCCGACACCGAAGCCGGAGACCACCACCACCCGGGGTTGGAGGACCAGCCGCGCTGGTGCACCCTGGACGGACCGGTCGCCCACTTCACCGAACGCCCCGACGGCGAACCCCCCTACGGCGAACTTCCCGACGGCGGTCTGCGGTTGGTGCGCAGAAGCCGGCCCTGCGCGCGCGGCCGGACCCGCACGGTCGTCGCGGACACCCTGGGGCGCGCCGGATACGGGCCCTACCTCCCGGAGTTCCTGCGCGGGATGTTCGACACCTGGACCCTCATGTCCCGTCACCACGACGTGATCCGGTCCTTCCTGGTCCGCGCCGGACGCGAGCGGCACGTCCGTGTCCTGCTGAAGCCGACGGCCGCCTACACCGAGGTGCTCGCCGACCGCCTCACCACGACGACACCGGGTCCCGCCGACACCGTCTTCGGCCCCGAGGAGACGGCTCAGCTCGACGCGCTGGACGCCCCCTACTTCTTCCGCTCCGTGCAGGGCGGGCCGCTGCTGCGCACCGGAGAGGCCCCCACTCCCGTACCGGGCGCCCCGCACCCGGACTGGCCGCCATCGGCCACCGTCCGCGACGAACGCGGCCGCGACCTGGCCGGCCTCGGCGTGGCCCTGCGGGACGCCGTGGAGTACGTGTACGACACCGTCGGGCCCGGTGACCTTCACGGGGACGGCGTCCACGTCCGGCTCACCGACCGGCACACCGGCGAGGTCGCCTTCGACCGGCCGCAGGCCGGGCGCCGGATCGTCTACACCTGGGACCGCGACACGACGAGGATCCGTTCGGAACGGCTGGCGCGGCCCACCCCGGCACTCGACGTGCTGCCTGCCCCCGCACTGGACGTGCTGCCTGCCCCCGCACTGGACGTGCGGCCCGCCCCCGCACTCGACGTGCGGCGGCGCCTGCTGGCGATCGACCGGGTGGACGCGGCCCTGCGGGCCCGCTGGACCGACTCCCGCTTCGGCGACGAGGAGACCGGGGAGAGACTGCGCGCCCTGACCGCCGCGGCCGTCCGCTGGCTGGAGGACGTCGTGCGACGGCACGGCTGGCCGGGCAGGGCCCTCGTCGGCCCGGCGGCGGCGGCCGCGGCCTGCCGGCTCCTCCAGCACGCCGAAGGGCCGGCGGACTTCCAGTACGAGTGCCTCGGGCTCATCGAACAGGCCGCCCGCGACGGGGATCTGCCCTGGCGTCAGGTGGCGTACGTGACCGACGCGCTGCGGGTCCGGGAAGGCCGGCCGCAGCTGTACGGGACCAAGTTCCGCATGCGGGAAGGGAAGCTGGAGCCGTGCCCCATCGAACAGCCCGAGCAGGTGGACGAACGTCGTCGCCGTCTGAGGATGGAGCCGCTCGCCCGGTACGCCGGCCGGCTGCACCGCCGGTACCAGCCGCACACCGGGTGA
- a CDS encoding 4-hydroxybenzoate 3-monooxygenase yields MVVLGAGPAGLVLGNLLQDSGIDCVLLERAERAYVQTRARAGFLAAHTVRILERHGLAEGLRRDGQAHSTCEFRTEDGRFRLDYSGLGRGERHTVYPQQRLVTDLLTRYLAAGGQVEFTTEAMDVLDADTDRPSVTVRDADGRPGGWRARYVAGCDGRHGVARRSLPAGSVHRHHLDHGVTWLGLLAEAPPSLDAVGYAVHERGFAGHMARTREITRYYLQCERGTPADAWSEERLWDELELRMRATEYGPLHRGPVVQRTVVDLESDVLEPLRHGSLFLVGDAAGLISPSAAKGANLAVLEAEFLARALIDALRHGDTEGLDTYSARCLPYIWRAQEFSHWMIGLLHGPPGKDGHGTDGHGADGHSTDGTLSFHNSLRRARLASLRSSRTRQDWFAEHYVGV; encoded by the coding sequence GTGGTCGTCCTCGGTGCCGGTCCGGCCGGGCTCGTGCTCGGCAATCTCCTCCAGGACAGCGGGATCGACTGCGTCCTGCTGGAGCGTGCCGAGCGCGCGTACGTCCAGACGCGGGCGCGGGCCGGGTTCCTGGCCGCCCACACCGTACGGATCCTGGAGCGGCACGGGCTGGCCGAGGGGCTGCGCCGGGACGGACAGGCCCACAGCACCTGCGAGTTCCGCACGGAGGACGGCCGGTTCCGGCTGGACTACAGCGGCCTCGGGCGCGGTGAACGGCACACCGTCTATCCCCAACAGCGGCTGGTCACCGACCTGTTGACGCGGTACCTGGCCGCCGGCGGACAGGTCGAGTTCACCACCGAGGCCATGGACGTCCTCGACGCCGACACGGACCGGCCTTCGGTGACCGTGCGCGACGCGGACGGGCGGCCCGGCGGCTGGCGGGCGCGGTACGTGGCCGGGTGCGACGGACGGCACGGCGTGGCCCGCCGGTCGCTGCCGGCCGGCTCCGTACACCGTCACCACCTGGACCACGGCGTGACCTGGCTCGGACTGCTCGCCGAGGCGCCGCCCAGCCTGGACGCCGTCGGATACGCGGTGCACGAGCGGGGTTTCGCCGGGCACATGGCGCGGACCCGGGAGATCACCCGCTACTACCTGCAGTGCGAGCGCGGGACCCCGGCCGACGCCTGGTCCGAGGAGCGCCTCTGGGACGAGCTGGAGCTGCGGATGCGGGCGACGGAGTACGGTCCGCTGCACCGCGGCCCCGTGGTGCAGCGGACCGTCGTCGACCTGGAGTCCGATGTGCTCGAACCGCTGCGCCACGGTTCCCTGTTCTTGGTCGGCGACGCCGCCGGTCTCATCAGCCCGTCCGCAGCGAAGGGCGCCAACCTCGCCGTCCTGGAGGCGGAGTTCCTCGCCCGCGCCCTGATCGACGCGCTCCGGCACGGCGACACCGAGGGGCTCGACACCTACTCCGCGCGCTGCCTGCCGTACATCTGGCGCGCTCAGGAGTTCTCGCACTGGATGATCGGACTGCTGCACGGCCCACCCGGCAAGGACGGCCACGGCACCGACGGCCACGGCGCGGACGGCCACAGCACCGACGGCACGCTCTCGTTCCACAACTCCCTGCGGCGCGCCCGCCTCGCGTCGCTGCGCAGCTCGCGCACCCGGCAGGACTGGTTCGCCGAGCACTACGTCGGCGTATGA
- a CDS encoding endo alpha-1,4 polygalactosaminidase yields MPLRPGDVESIGGYTLTDRLGSGGMGIVYLGRSASGRQVAVKVVHPPYAQDDEFRTRFRQEVAAARQVSGAFTAPVVDADPDAEQPWMATLYVPGRTLSEVVAEDGPLGGRALRTLALGLVEALRDIHRAGVVHRDLKPSNVLMAEDGPRVIDFGVSHAVDNEALTVTGRLIGTPPFMSPEQFASPREVTAASDVFSLGSVLVYAATGTRPFDGSSPYLTGYQVMYEAPALDGVAEPLRSITERCLAKDPAERPDLAELHSLVLTLPEAPEPPDSPEPGEPVESAAGSPASDAPDAPDAPDGRPARQGRRGRRLLIGVGAVLVVAGLSFMVLTATGETGQSPSGSGAGAGAGAGTGAGAGTGSGSGSAAVSLPPKHVRWDYQIGGAYTLPAGVRVVSRSYEDPAAPGAYNICNFNALQAQEDAEDDWDSDLLLRDAAGKIVRDEDWNEAVLDIRTAAKRQRIAARVNSWIDECAAKGYQAVEPDNYDTFTRFPDQLTADQAKAFMKLLSAHAHAKGLAVAQKNTLELAPDRTSVGLDFAVVEECGEWDECGDFAKAFDNNVFVVEYTAKGLANACEGWGGELSIVRRDQNVVPEGTSGYLDETC; encoded by the coding sequence ATGCCGCTGAGGCCCGGTGATGTGGAGTCCATAGGCGGCTACACGCTGACCGACCGGCTCGGCAGCGGCGGCATGGGCATCGTCTACCTGGGCCGCTCGGCCTCGGGACGGCAGGTCGCCGTGAAGGTCGTCCACCCCCCGTACGCGCAGGACGACGAGTTCCGCACGCGCTTCCGGCAAGAGGTCGCGGCGGCACGCCAGGTCAGCGGGGCGTTCACGGCGCCGGTGGTGGACGCCGACCCGGACGCCGAACAGCCGTGGATGGCGACGCTGTACGTGCCCGGCCGCACCCTCTCCGAGGTCGTGGCCGAGGACGGGCCGCTGGGCGGACGTGCGCTGCGCACGCTCGCCCTGGGGCTCGTGGAGGCGTTGCGGGACATCCACCGGGCGGGGGTGGTGCACCGCGACCTGAAGCCGAGCAACGTCCTGATGGCCGAGGACGGCCCCCGCGTCATCGACTTCGGCGTCTCGCACGCCGTCGACAACGAGGCCCTCACGGTGACGGGGCGGCTGATCGGGACGCCGCCCTTCATGTCGCCGGAGCAGTTCGCCTCCCCCCGGGAGGTCACCGCCGCGTCGGACGTGTTCTCGCTGGGTTCGGTCCTGGTGTACGCGGCCACCGGGACCCGTCCGTTCGACGGGAGCAGCCCCTACTTGACGGGCTATCAGGTGATGTACGAGGCGCCGGCCCTGGACGGGGTCGCCGAACCGCTCCGGAGCATCACCGAACGCTGCCTGGCCAAGGACCCGGCCGAACGCCCCGATCTCGCCGAGCTGCACAGCCTGGTACTGACGCTGCCGGAGGCTCCGGAGCCTCCGGACTCGCCGGAACCGGGGGAACCCGTTGAGTCGGCGGCAGGCTCCCCGGCTTCCGACGCCCCGGATGCCCCGGATGCCCCCGACGGGCGGCCCGCTCGGCAGGGACGTCGTGGGCGGCGTCTCCTCATCGGCGTCGGCGCGGTCCTGGTCGTCGCGGGGCTGAGCTTCATGGTGCTGACGGCGACCGGGGAGACGGGGCAGAGCCCGTCAGGCTCGGGGGCTGGGGCTGGGGCTGGGGCTGGGACGGGGGCTGGGGCTGGGACGGGTTCGGGGTCGGGGTCCGCCGCCGTGTCCCTGCCCCCGAAGCACGTGCGGTGGGACTACCAGATCGGCGGGGCGTACACCCTGCCGGCCGGCGTGCGGGTGGTCAGCCGTAGCTACGAGGACCCGGCCGCGCCCGGGGCATACAACATCTGCAACTTCAACGCACTCCAGGCGCAGGAGGACGCGGAGGACGACTGGGACTCCGATCTGCTACTGCGCGACGCCGCCGGGAAGATCGTCCGCGACGAGGACTGGAACGAGGCCGTCCTGGACATTCGCACGGCCGCCAAGCGGCAGCGCATCGCCGCCCGGGTGAATTCCTGGATCGACGAGTGCGCGGCCAAGGGGTACCAGGCGGTCGAGCCCGACAACTACGACACGTTCACCCGCTTCCCGGACCAGCTCACGGCCGATCAGGCCAAGGCGTTCATGAAGCTGCTGTCGGCGCACGCCCACGCGAAGGGCCTGGCCGTCGCCCAGAAGAACACCCTGGAACTCGCGCCCGACCGCACCTCCGTGGGGCTGGACTTCGCCGTGGTGGAGGAGTGCGGCGAGTGGGACGAGTGCGGTGATTTCGCGAAGGCGTTCGACAACAACGTCTTCGTCGTCGAGTACACCGCGAAGGGCCTGGCGAACGCCTGCGAGGGCTGGGGCGGCGAACTGAGCATCGTCCGCCGCGACCAGAACGTGGTGCCCGAGGGCACCAGCGGCTACCTCGACGAGACCTGCTGA